A genomic window from Salvelinus namaycush isolate Seneca chromosome 5, SaNama_1.0, whole genome shotgun sequence includes:
- the egf gene encoding LOW QUALITY PROTEIN: pro-epidermal growth factor (The sequence of the model RefSeq protein was modified relative to this genomic sequence to represent the inferred CDS: substituted 3 bases at 3 genomic stop codons) → MVESRCGHLDGTGDYSLVEEPRTIVLALDYDPVQNKVYFASTVLRQIDRADLDCGSWEVLLTEGLDSPKGLAVDCVNCKLYWTDXGLSTLDRSTFDGINIENVISNGIQKPRGIAVHPLAKTLFXTDMGTRPVVQSASLEGSDHLVIAGADLLSPSGLTIDFTEDRLHXCDSKSGVMETASLYGSNRRVLTENNSITTTSLFVTTSSHIDNTSQWLNTNTVESCPSSHDTYCLYEGVCFYFAEIESYTCNQVPLSTSFCVSGYMCERCQFSYQEWWELQQAKQEKRRNMAIALGMLVLIPLLSITACVNYCYRCEGNGGAGGWRNGVRGERGLKGRNECSCGSATMETNKKGANHLKSIDNLIFLDDPQPAPTVTQPPNPPNENQRTHSGTWRLLAWNQN, encoded by the exons ATGGTAGAGAGTAGATGTGGTCATCTGGATGGGACTGGTGACTACAGCCTTGTGGAGGAGCCGAGGACAATAGTGCTAGCTCTGGACTATGATCCTGTACAAAACAAA GTGTACTTTGCCAGTACGGTACTGAGGCAGATTGACCGGGCTGATTTGGACTGCGGGTCCTGGGAAGTTCTGCTCACTGAGGGGTTGGACTCACCAAAGGGCCTGGCTGTGGACTGTGTCAACTGCAAGCTCTACTGGACTGACTGAGG CCTCTCAACTTTAGATCGCAGCACTTTCGATGGCATCAACATAGAGAACGTTATTAGCAATGGGATACAGAAACCAAGGGGAATTGCCGTTCATCCTTTAGCCAA GACGTTGTTCTGAACCGATATGGGTACCAGGCCTGTGGTGCAGAGTGCGTCTTTGGAAGGAAGTGACCATTTGGTCATCGCTGGTGCTGACTTGTTGTCCCCTAGTGGTCTGACCATTGACTTCACTGAAGACAGGCTGCACTGATGTGATAGCAAGAGTGGTGTAATGGAGACGGCATCCCTGTATGGCTCCAACCGACGAGTCCTGACAGAGAACAAT AGTATAACAACTACGTCCTTGTTTGTGACCACCAGTAGCCATATTGACAACACCAGCCAGTGGCTGAACACCAACACAGTGGAGAGCTGCCCCTCATCTCATGATACTTACTGTCTCTATGAGGGAGTCTGCTTTTACTTCGCAGAGATAGAGTCCTACACCTGCAACCAAGTCCCCCTATCTACCTCCTT CTGTGTCTCTGGCTACATGTGCGAGCGCTGTCAGTTCAGTTATCAAGAGTGGTGGGAGCTGCAGCAGGCCaaacaggagaagaggaggaacatGGCCATCGCCCTGGGCATGCTGGTCCTCATTCCACTACTCTCCATCACTGCCTGCGTCAACTACTGCTACAGATGCGAGGGGAATGGGGGGGCGGGAGGCTGGAGGAACGGGGTGAGAGGGGAACGAGG ACTCAAGGGAAGGAACGAGTGCTCCTGTGGATCAGCTACCATGGAGACCAACAAGAAGGGGGCCAACCACCTCAAGTCCATCGACAACCTCATCTTCCTGGATGACCCTCAGCCCGCCCCCACCGTGACACAGCCCCCAAACCCACCAAACGAGAACCAAAGAACACACTCTGGAACCTGGAGATTGCTAGCATGGAATCAAAACTGA
- the elovl6 gene encoding elongation of very long chain fatty acids protein 6 — translation MSVLALQEYEFERQFNEDEAIRWMQENWKKSFLFSALYAACILGGRHVMKQREKFNLRKPLVLWSLTLAVFSIFGAVRTGSYMTYILMTKGLKQSVCDQSFYNGPVSKFWAYAFVLSKAPELGDTLFIVLRKQKLIFLHWYHHITVLLYSWYSYKDMVAGGGWFMTMNYLVHSVMYSYYALRAAGFKVSRNFAMFITLTQITQMLVGCVVNYLVYSWMQQGQECPSHVQNIVWSSLMYLSYFVLFCQFFHEAYIDKTKKAAAAKAEAAAAAARKTQ, via the exons GAAGAAGTCCTTCCTCTTCTCAGCCCTCTATGCTGCCTGCATTCTAGGCGGCCGCCATGTAatgaaacagagggagaaatttAATCTGAGGAAACCGCTGGTGTTATGGTCCCTCACCCTCGCAGTGTTCAG TATATTTGGTGCTGTTCGCACTGGAAGCTACATGACATACATTCTGATGACTAAAGGGCTCAAGCAGTCAGTGTGTGATCAGAGCTTCTACAACGGGCCTGTCAGCAAGTTTTGGGCCTACGCCTTTGTGCTCAGTAAAGCACCAGAATTGG GTGACACCCTGTTCATTGTGCTGCGGAAGCAGAAGCTCATCTTCCTCCACTGGTACCATCACATCACTGTTCTGCTCTACTCCTGGTACTCCTACAAGGACATGGTGGCTGGTGGCGGCTGGTTCATGACCATGAACTACCTGGTCCACTCCGTCATGTACTCTTACTACGCACTGAGGGCGGCCGGCTTCAAGGTCTCAAGGAATTTTGCCATGTTCATCACACTCACGCAGATCACCCAGATGCTGGTTGGCTGCGTGGTGAACTACCTGGTGTACTCGTGGATGCAGCAGGGTCAGGAGTGCCCGTCTCACGTGCAGAACATTGTGTGGTCCTCGCTTATGTACCTCAGCTACTTTGTGCTCTTCTGCCAGTTCTTCCACGAGGCCTACATTGACAAGACCAAGAAGGCCGCCGCAGCTAAAGCAGAAGCCGCTGCCGCAGCCGCCAGGAAGACCCAGTAG